The proteins below are encoded in one region of Coffea arabica cultivar ET-39 chromosome 4c, Coffea Arabica ET-39 HiFi, whole genome shotgun sequence:
- the LOC113738952 gene encoding C2 and GRAM domain-containing protein At5g50170-like → MHSAISHQPFNFACKIYLLVLFVYLLEGRELAVKDSYVKLKVGKSKSKTRVLKNTRNPVWNEEFVFRVHDLEDELVLSVYQFNEDSGFFNVAGDLVGRVKIPVWSIVAEKNHYLPPTWFSLQKRKSLKSTTNKDYGKVLLTLSLQGRGEQVCSDHLLYVHPSCRAENTNEYGDKCVSSQDIFSCTPPTKKILEGKHLVKVIAGRLEKLFNKNEDASGTEDSSELSTTISDNEENLA, encoded by the exons ATGCATTCAGCCATTAGCCACCAACCCTTTAATTTTGCTTGCAAGATTTATTTGTTAGTGCTTTTTGTGTATTTGTTGGAGGGGAGGGAGTTGGCAGTGAAGGATTCATATGTGAAATTGAAAGTTGGTAAGTCTAAGTCTAAGACAAGGGTGTTGAAGAACACAAGAAATCCTGTTTGGAATGAAGAGTTTGTGTTCAGAGTGCATGACTTGGAGGATGAACTTGTTTTGTCTGTGTATCAGTTTAATGAAGACTCTGGATTCTTTAATGTGGCTGGAGATTTGGTCGGCAGGGTTAAGATTCCAGTTTGGTCTATTGTTGCTGAGAAAAACCACTACTTGCCTCCCACTTGGTTCTCTCTTCAAAAGCGCAAGAGTTTGaaatcaaccactaacaaaGATTATG GTAAAGTTCTTCTGACACTGTCACTGCAAGGGAGAGGTGAGCAAGTATGCAGTGACCATCTCTTGTATGTACATCCAAGTTGCAGAGCTGAAAACACCAATGAGTATGGAGATAAATGTGTTTCATCTCAAGATATTTTTAGCTGTACTCCTCCAACAAAGAAGATTTTAGAAGGGAAACATCTAGTGAAGGTTATTGCTGGTCGCTTAGAGAAGCTTTTCAACAAAAATGAAGATGCATCAGGGACTGAGGATTCATCTGAGCTCTCAACTACCATTTCTGATAATGAAGAAAACTTGGCTTAG
- the LOC113738762 gene encoding pentatricopeptide repeat-containing protein At1g09220, mitochondrial, whose translation MLRKYCQYILFLSHKKHQRSFRRAIQQLHCQLIFAPKSTSNATIELEQHSSAKNKLTELLGLWNFILRQYALGLSPQEAVFLFQHLQGHCQVEYFFDSFTYSFLIKASANLIQSGLGKQLHCLTYKAGFQEHIYVQTALIDMYMKCGCLVEAGKVFDEMPQKNLVTWNALLTGFIRWGDLGSAQSVFNRMPQKNVVSWTGMIDGYTRMRQFVKALSLFQRMVIYQGIKPTEVTLLAIFPAIWNLRHIEFCQLVHAYGEKSGYNASDMRVMNCLIDAYAKCGSIEYALRVFRDILDERKNIVTWTSIISSFAMHGMAEEASKSFSGMLCTGLKPNPVTFLSVLNACSHGGLVDEGLEFFRRMVNEYDIVPDIKHYGSVIDMLGRAGRLEEAEKIAMEIPMDIGNVVVWRTLLGACSFHGNVEMGEKVTRIIMEMERQYGGDYVLLSNIFAGVGRYIDSERVRSHMDKKNAAKVTGLSFV comes from the coding sequence ATGCTCAGAAAATACTGCCAGTATATTCTCTTTCTTTCACACAAGAAACACCAACGAAGTTTTCGACGAGCCATTCAACAACTCCATTGTCAATTGATATTTGCTCCCAAAAGCACAAGCAATGCCACCATTGAATTGGAGCAGCATTCTTCGGCAAAGAATAAATTGACAGAATTATTAGGTCTTTGGAACTTCATACTGCGGCAGTATGCTCTTGGGCTTTCACCCCAAGAGGCTGTCTTCCTATTTCAACACCTCCAGGGCCACTGTCAAGTTGAGTACTTCTTTGACAGCTTCACCTATTCTTTCCTCATCAAAGCCTCTGCAAATCTGATCCAAAGTGGCTTAGGTAAACAACTTCACTGTTTAACTTACAAAGCTGGCTTTCAGGAACATATCTATGTACAAACTGCTCTGATTGACATGTATATGAAGTGTGGGTGTTTAGTGGAAGCGGGGAaggtgtttgatgaaatgcctcaGAAGAATTTGGTAACTTGGAATGCTTTGCTTACGGGTTTTATAAGGTGGGGCGATCTTGGATCTGCTCAATCTGTTTTCAATAGGATGCCTCAAAAGAATGTTGTTTCTTGGACTGGCATGATTGACGGTTATACAAGGATGAGGCAATTTGTCAAAGCTCTCTCATTATTTCAGAGAATGGTTATCTATCAGGGCATCAAGCCCACTGAAGTGACTCTTTTAGCAATTTTTCCAGCTATATGGAATCTCAGGCATATTGAGTTTTGCCAACTGGTTCATGCTTATGGAGAGAAAAGCGGATATAATGCTTCTGATATGCGAGTTATGAATTGTCTAATTGATGCATATGCAAAGTGTGGGAGTATAGAATATGCACTAAGAGTTTTTCGGGACATATTAGATGAAAGGAAGAATATAGTTACATGGACATCTATTATATCCAGTTTTGCTATGCATGGGATGGCGGAAGAAGCTTCAAAAAGCTTTAGCGGGATGCTGTGTACAGGTCTGAAACCAAATCCAGTAACATTTTTGAGTGTTCTCAATGCTTGCAGTCATGGTGGATTGGTTGATGAAGGCCTTGAGTTCTTCAGAAGGATGGTTAATGAGTATGACATTGTTCCAGACATAAAACATTACGGGAGTGTGATAGACATGTTGGGGAGGGCGGGGAGGCTAGAAGAAGCAGAGAAGATAGCTATGGAAATTCCTATGGATATTGGCAATGTAGTAGTTTGGAGGACACTTTTAGGTGCTTGTAGTTTTCATGGAAATGTTGAGATGGGTGAGAAAGTTACAAGGATCATTATGGAGATGGAGAGACAATACGGTGGTGATTATGTCCTTTTATCCAATATCTTTGCTGGTGTTGGTAGGTATATTGATTCTGAGAGAGTGAGAAGCCACATGGATAAGAAAAACGCAGCAAAAGTTACTGGCCTTAGCTTTGTCTGA